In a single window of the Anaerocolumna cellulosilytica genome:
- a CDS encoding FeoA family protein encodes MTLKDLKPGEKGKVVGIGEKGPMRRRIMDMGVTPGAEVKVIKVAPLGDPIEVNIRGYELSLRKDEAAQIEVSKF; translated from the coding sequence ATGACATTAAAAGATTTAAAACCTGGTGAAAAAGGTAAGGTAGTAGGGATTGGTGAAAAAGGACCTATGAGACGCCGAATCATGGATATGGGTGTAACGCCGGGTGCAGAAGTTAAGGTTATTAAAGTAGCCCCTTTGGGAGACCCCATAGAAGTTAATATTCGAGGCTATGAACTTAGTTTAAGGAAGGATGAAGCTGCACAAATAGAAGTCAGCAAATTTTAA
- a CDS encoding FeoA family protein, with product MSLALAGIGETRVIVDFTGKDEIKRHLQDMGFVKGESVKLLSENESGLILLVKGVRVAINKGLASKIMVA from the coding sequence ATGTCACTGGCATTAGCAGGCATTGGTGAAACAAGAGTAATCGTTGATTTTACCGGTAAAGATGAGATAAAAAGACATTTACAGGATATGGGTTTTGTGAAGGGCGAAAGTGTAAAACTCTTATCTGAAAATGAAAGTGGTCTAATTCTTTTGGTTAAAGGAGTTAGAGTGGCTATAAATAAAGGATTAGCATCTAAAATAATGGTTGCTTAG